From a single Asticcacaulis sp. MM231 genomic region:
- a CDS encoding ATP-binding cassette domain-containing protein, whose translation MIRFHDVSKRFALKGRTQDALSGVSLGIELGEVFGIIGPSGSGKSTLVRLINRLETPTRGTVEVNGVDIGKLKAAQLSAVRHKLGMIFQAFGLLSSKTARQNVLFALKLAKKSLTDADHQRVDDLLARVGLSDHADKYPSQLSGGQKQRVAIARALANAPDILLCDEPTSALDPEATQGVLALLAELNRDLGLTVVIVTHEMNVVRQICDRVAVLEEGRLAEVGTVAQVLFDPVSDAARALGRHLLPHAPSISGAADTRLRLTYFGEVVTGDALSAATQGADVRFSILAGQVSELKSVPYGHLIVDITGTDRALVIERLKTRGVRVEGLI comes from the coding sequence CTGATCCGGTTCCATGATGTTTCCAAGCGGTTTGCCCTGAAGGGGCGGACGCAGGATGCCCTGTCCGGCGTCTCGCTCGGCATCGAGTTGGGTGAGGTCTTCGGCATCATCGGACCGTCGGGTTCGGGCAAGTCAACCCTGGTGCGCCTGATCAACCGGCTGGAGACGCCGACGCGCGGTACGGTCGAGGTCAATGGCGTCGATATCGGCAAGCTGAAAGCGGCGCAGTTGTCGGCGGTGCGTCATAAGCTCGGTATGATCTTTCAGGCGTTCGGGCTGCTGTCATCGAAAACCGCCCGCCAGAACGTGCTGTTCGCCCTGAAACTGGCCAAAAAAAGCCTGACCGACGCCGACCATCAGCGCGTCGATGATCTGCTGGCGCGGGTGGGCCTGAGCGATCACGCCGACAAGTACCCGTCGCAGCTTTCCGGCGGCCAGAAGCAGCGCGTCGCCATCGCCCGCGCGCTGGCCAATGCGCCGGATATCCTGTTGTGCGACGAACCGACCAGCGCGCTCGATCCCGAAGCGACGCAGGGCGTGCTGGCCCTGCTGGCCGAACTCAACCGCGATCTTGGCCTGACCGTCGTCATCGTGACGCACGAAATGAACGTGGTGCGCCAGATCTGCGACCGCGTCGCCGTGCTCGAAGAGGGCCGGCTCGCCGAGGTAGGGACCGTGGCGCAGGTGTTGTTCGATCCGGTCAGCGATGCGGCGCGCGCGCTTGGCAGACACCTTCTGCCGCATGCGCCGTCGATCTCCGGCGCGGCCGATACCCGCCTGCGCCTGACCTATTTCGGTGAGGTGGTGACGGGCGATGCCCTGAGCGCCGCCACGCAAGGCGCCGATGTCCGTTTCAGTATTCTGGCCGGGCAGGTGTCCGAACTGAAATCCGTGCCCTATGGCCATCTGATCGTCGATATCACGGGCACGGATCGTGCCCTGGTGATCGAGCGCCTGAAAACGCGCGGCGTGCGCGTGGAGGGCCTGATATGA
- a CDS encoding glycoside hydrolase family 127 protein: protein MVRLSRRQAIAAGTALSALGAIKAQAQSKNAQVTPFPLTAVRLKASIFETASEANKSYLLALEPDRLLHNFYLFAGLPTKGEVYGGWEARGIAGHSLGHYMSACSLMYAQTGDAALKQRADYIIAALLVIQAKNGDGYAGGTTVDRDGKTVDGKIIYEELRKGDIRTAGFDLNGGWVPIYTYHKVFAGVLDTHALCGNADALKVAIGLADYLGTIFETLSDDQVQTVLMAEHGGINDTYAQLYARTQDKRWLKLAERIRHKAVLDPITEGRDELAGKHANTQIPKVIGLARLYELTGEPKHAKAAMFFWETVTKDHSYVIGGNSNFEHFGEPRMLANRLGQQTCEACNTYNMLKLSRHLYGWSGDKRYFDFFERAHLNHIMSQQDPATGMVSYFSPLASGYGRKHSTPDNDFWCCVGSGMESHAKHGESIYWQQGDRILINLYYASTLDAADQGVKIDMETAFPYEDMVRLRVSGTPKKPVSLGLRVPDWCAAPVLTRNGVAVTAPAKNGYLLLDGLKAGDSLTLKLPMTIRSDAMPDDANLIAFLNGPLVLAADLGPVSAPWSGIDPVIIADSEHDILRPALEGAAQSFTPGDKGYPAPLTLRPYFDQHHNRTAVYFRRFGVVEWPVAEAAYREEARAKADKEARTVDVIRLGEQQPEKDHNFDGTDATSVITHINTRGRMVNGYFQFDMRVQPGPQTLYVTYNGADRNRDIRILIDGQPFAIEKLEGAPTSALQIKTYALPEALTKGKTRVRLRFDVPDNKWQWTTVYECRILKAGGTAV, encoded by the coding sequence ATGGTTCGCTTGTCACGTCGTCAGGCCATCGCCGCCGGCACAGCGCTTAGCGCTTTAGGTGCAATCAAGGCACAGGCGCAAAGCAAGAACGCTCAGGTCACGCCATTTCCACTGACGGCGGTGCGGCTGAAAGCCTCGATCTTCGAAACCGCCAGCGAGGCCAACAAGAGCTACCTGCTGGCGCTTGAGCCTGACCGCCTGCTGCACAATTTCTATCTGTTCGCCGGCTTGCCGACCAAGGGCGAGGTCTATGGCGGCTGGGAAGCGCGCGGCATCGCCGGCCACAGCCTCGGCCACTATATGAGCGCCTGTTCCCTGATGTACGCCCAGACCGGTGATGCGGCTCTGAAACAGCGCGCCGACTATATCATCGCCGCCCTGCTCGTCATTCAGGCGAAGAACGGTGACGGCTATGCCGGCGGCACGACGGTGGACCGCGACGGCAAGACGGTCGATGGCAAGATCATCTATGAGGAACTGCGCAAGGGCGATATCCGCACGGCCGGTTTCGATCTCAACGGCGGCTGGGTGCCGATCTACACCTACCACAAGGTATTCGCCGGCGTGCTCGATACCCATGCCCTGTGCGGCAATGCCGACGCCCTGAAGGTGGCGATCGGGCTGGCCGATTATCTCGGCACGATTTTCGAGACTTTAAGCGACGATCAGGTCCAGACCGTCCTGATGGCCGAACACGGCGGCATCAACGACACCTATGCCCAGCTTTACGCCCGCACGCAGGACAAACGCTGGCTGAAACTGGCCGAGCGCATCCGCCACAAGGCCGTGCTCGATCCGATCACCGAGGGCCGCGATGAACTGGCCGGCAAGCACGCCAACACCCAGATTCCCAAGGTCATCGGTCTGGCGCGCCTCTACGAACTGACCGGCGAACCTAAGCACGCCAAGGCGGCCATGTTCTTCTGGGAGACGGTGACAAAAGACCACTCCTATGTCATCGGCGGCAATTCCAATTTCGAGCACTTTGGCGAACCGCGCATGCTGGCCAACCGCCTGGGTCAGCAGACCTGCGAGGCCTGCAACACCTACAACATGCTGAAACTGAGCCGCCATCTCTATGGCTGGAGCGGCGACAAGCGCTATTTCGACTTTTTCGAGCGCGCTCATCTCAACCACATCATGTCGCAGCAGGACCCGGCCACCGGCATGGTGTCCTACTTCTCACCCCTGGCCTCAGGCTATGGCCGCAAGCATTCGACGCCGGACAACGACTTCTGGTGCTGCGTCGGCTCCGGCATGGAAAGCCACGCCAAGCACGGTGAGAGCATCTACTGGCAACAGGGCGACCGCATCCTGATCAACCTCTATTACGCCTCGACGCTCGACGCGGCGGATCAGGGCGTGAAGATCGATATGGAGACGGCCTTCCCTTATGAGGACATGGTGCGCCTGCGCGTTTCCGGCACACCGAAAAAGCCGGTGAGCCTGGGTCTTCGGGTGCCGGACTGGTGCGCCGCACCGGTGCTGACGCGCAATGGCGTGGCGGTGACCGCCCCGGCGAAAAACGGCTATCTGCTGCTCGATGGCCTGAAAGCCGGCGACAGCCTCACCCTGAAACTGCCGATGACCATCCGCAGCGATGCCATGCCGGATGACGCCAACCTGATCGCCTTCCTCAACGGCCCGCTGGTGCTGGCCGCCGATCTCGGCCCGGTCAGCGCGCCATGGAGCGGTATCGATCCGGTGATCATCGCCGACAGCGAGCACGATATCCTGCGGCCGGCGCTGGAAGGCGCGGCCCAGAGCTTTACCCCCGGCGACAAGGGCTATCCCGCCCCCCTCACCTTGCGTCCCTATTTCGATCAGCACCACAACCGCACCGCGGTCTATTTCCGCCGCTTTGGCGTGGTGGAATGGCCGGTGGCCGAGGCCGCCTACCGCGAGGAAGCCCGCGCCAAGGCCGACAAGGAAGCCCGCACGGTTGATGTCATCCGGCTTGGCGAACAACAGCCGGAGAAGGATCATAATTTCGACGGCACCGACGCCACCAGTGTCATCACGCACATCAACACGCGCGGCCGCATGGTCAATGGCTATTTCCAGTTCGACATGCGCGTCCAGCCGGGGCCGCAGACGCTTTACGTCACCTATAACGGCGCCGATCGTAACCGCGACATCCGCATCCTGATCGACGGCCAGCCGTTCGCCATCGAAAAGCTCGAAGGCGCGCCGACCTCAGCGCTCCAGATCAAGACCTATGCCCTGCCGGAAGCCCTGACCAAGGGGAAAACCAGAGTGCGTCTGCGCTTCGATGTGCCTGACAATAAGTGGCAATGGACGACGGTCTATGAGTGCCGCATCCTGAAAGCGGGCGGTACAGCGGTTTAG
- a CDS encoding alpha/beta hydrolase, which translates to MDKFRRSLLLAPLALTATAAAAQTAAPDTAKVVPGWPAPTTTIDLWPKGVAGQVHPDMKEVVEETSTDPAIKFRRVQGITKPRMAVFPAANPTGGAMLIIPGGGFWWNYFDHEGYALADYLNQQGITCFVLFYRLANDGWDNKADVATIDAQRAMRLIRKHAAQYKLDPKRVGVIGFSAGGFITASLATRHAQALYAPVDDADALDARPSLAAPIYPVQSLDPAIAYDGTAPSLFGGPATAEQIARYAPDHNIDARTPPVFLTHAEDDTTVPVANTTVFRDALKAKGIMVETHLFARGGHGFGMKPDLDQPYHIWPQLFVNFARSQGLMS; encoded by the coding sequence ATGGATAAGTTTCGCCGTTCGCTCTTGCTTGCTCCCCTGGCGCTGACCGCTACGGCCGCCGCTGCCCAGACCGCCGCACCCGATACGGCCAAGGTGGTGCCCGGCTGGCCGGCACCGACCACCACCATCGACCTGTGGCCGAAGGGCGTCGCCGGGCAGGTTCATCCCGATATGAAGGAAGTCGTTGAGGAAACCTCGACCGATCCTGCGATCAAGTTCCGCCGCGTGCAGGGCATAACAAAACCGCGCATGGCGGTTTTTCCGGCTGCCAATCCCACGGGTGGTGCCATGCTGATCATCCCCGGCGGCGGCTTTTGGTGGAACTATTTCGATCATGAAGGCTATGCGCTCGCCGATTATCTCAACCAGCAGGGCATCACCTGTTTCGTGCTGTTTTACCGGCTGGCCAATGATGGCTGGGACAACAAGGCCGATGTCGCCACGATCGACGCCCAGCGCGCCATGCGTCTGATCCGCAAACATGCTGCGCAGTATAAACTCGATCCCAAGCGCGTCGGCGTGATCGGCTTCAGCGCCGGCGGCTTCATCACCGCCTCGCTGGCGACGCGCCACGCGCAAGCGCTTTACGCGCCCGTTGATGACGCCGATGCGCTCGACGCTCGCCCGTCTCTGGCCGCACCCATCTATCCGGTGCAGTCGCTGGACCCGGCCATTGCCTATGATGGCACAGCGCCTTCGCTTTTTGGCGGCCCCGCCACGGCTGAACAGATCGCCCGTTATGCGCCGGATCACAATATCGACGCCCGGACCCCGCCGGTTTTCCTGACCCATGCCGAAGACGACACGACCGTGCCGGTGGCCAATACGACGGTCTTCCGCGATGCGCTGAAAGCCAAGGGGATTATGGTCGAAACCCACCTGTTCGCGCGGGGCGGTCATGGCTTTGGCATGAAGCCCGATCTCGACCAGCCCTACCATATCTGGCCGCAGCTTTTCGTCAATTTCGCCCGCAGCCAGGGCCTGATGAGCTGA